One region of Mucilaginibacter gotjawali genomic DNA includes:
- a CDS encoding SMP-30/gluconolactonase/LRE family protein, translating into MNIYKITLGLCLTIVATSAIAQQAPYDTTNKPQLISKQFAFTEGASVDKKGNVFFTDQPNNKIWEYSTDGKLTIFMDSTGRSNGMYFDKKGNLVTCADEHEQLWSISPNKKVKVLLTDYQGHMMNGPNDIWIDNKGGIYMTDPYYQRPWWTRTKPDLDGEKVYYLPKGKTQPIIVDADVKKPNGIVGTTDGKYLYVADIADNKTYKYTINKNGTLSDRKLFIEQGSDGMTLDENGNVYLTGKGVTIYDSEGKKIGQIEIPEPWTANLCFGGANKDVLFITASKAIYIVKMNVKGVE; encoded by the coding sequence ATGAATATTTACAAAATAACGCTTGGCTTGTGCTTAACGATTGTCGCAACCAGCGCTATCGCACAGCAGGCCCCCTATGATACTACCAATAAACCGCAGCTCATCTCCAAACAATTTGCTTTTACAGAAGGCGCGTCGGTAGATAAAAAAGGGAACGTATTTTTTACAGACCAGCCTAATAATAAGATCTGGGAATACAGTACCGACGGTAAACTGACCATATTTATGGATAGCACGGGCCGATCCAACGGGATGTATTTTGATAAAAAAGGCAACCTGGTTACCTGCGCGGACGAACATGAACAGTTGTGGTCTATCAGCCCAAACAAAAAAGTAAAAGTACTGCTAACGGATTACCAGGGTCACATGATGAACGGGCCGAATGATATTTGGATAGATAACAAAGGCGGCATTTACATGACCGACCCCTATTACCAGCGCCCCTGGTGGACCCGCACCAAACCCGACCTGGACGGCGAAAAGGTTTATTACCTGCCAAAAGGGAAAACCCAGCCCATTATTGTGGATGCCGACGTTAAAAAACCCAATGGCATTGTGGGTACCACTGATGGCAAATACTTGTATGTAGCGGATATTGCCGACAATAAAACCTATAAATACACCATCAACAAAAATGGCACCCTTAGCGACCGGAAACTGTTTATTGAACAGGGATCGGACGGGATGACGCTGGATGAAAACGGCAATGTTTACCTCACCGGCAAGGGCGTAACCATTTATGATTCCGAAGGAAAAAAGATAGGCCAGATCGAAATCCCTGAACCATGGACGGCCAATTTGTGTTTCGGCGGGGCGAATAAGGATGTTTTATTCATCACGGCTTCGAAGGCGATCTATATAGTGAAGATGAATGTGAAGGGGGTGGAATGA
- a CDS encoding glycerol-3-phosphate dehydrogenase/oxidase: MWDVIIVGGGATGLGTALDAASRGYNTLLLEQADFAKGTSSRSTKLVHGGVRYLAQGDIGLVREALYERGLLLKNAAHLVKNESFIIPNYQWWKGAYYSFGLTLYDLLAGKLSFGRSKHISKKETIDRLPGIKQQGLYGGVVYHDGQFDDARLAINLAQTCLEQGATVLNYFKVTGLLKAGGKTTGVWATDMETGVAYQIKSKAVINATGVFVDELMQQDEPHKKPLVRPSQGIHIVLDKSFMPGDDALMIPETDDGRVLFAVPWHGKLLIGTTDTPVDEHSLEPRALEEEIGFVMRNVSRYLTNAPERKDVLSVFAGLRPLAAPQEGKKGTKEISRRHKIIVSASGLITITGGKWTTYRRMAQDTVDNAIETAGLDMRKCMTTNLPIHGNIKDVDRADHLYVYGSDRDALLDLINENPEWAEKLHPDLDYIKAEVVWALRYEMARTVEDVLARRVRVLFLDARAAMEMAPVVAGLMAIELKKDKNWEVSQADEFIKLAKGYLL; this comes from the coding sequence ATCTGGGATGTCATCATCGTTGGCGGGGGTGCAACAGGTTTGGGCACCGCTTTAGATGCAGCATCACGCGGCTATAACACCCTACTTCTGGAACAGGCCGATTTCGCTAAAGGTACGTCCAGCCGCAGCACTAAACTGGTGCATGGGGGCGTGCGGTATTTGGCGCAGGGTGATATTGGTTTGGTGAGAGAGGCTTTGTACGAACGCGGCCTGCTTTTAAAAAATGCCGCACACCTGGTAAAAAATGAATCATTTATTATTCCGAATTACCAATGGTGGAAAGGAGCCTACTATTCTTTCGGCTTAACTTTATATGACCTGCTGGCCGGGAAACTGAGTTTCGGGCGATCAAAACATATCTCAAAAAAGGAAACCATTGACAGGTTGCCGGGCATCAAACAACAGGGCCTTTATGGCGGCGTAGTTTACCACGACGGGCAGTTTGACGATGCGCGGCTGGCGATCAACCTTGCCCAAACCTGTTTGGAGCAGGGCGCAACCGTTTTAAACTATTTTAAAGTTACCGGTTTACTAAAAGCGGGGGGCAAAACTACCGGTGTTTGGGCAACGGATATGGAAACCGGCGTAGCTTATCAAATCAAAAGCAAAGCGGTGATTAACGCTACGGGGGTTTTTGTGGATGAACTGATGCAGCAGGACGAACCACATAAAAAACCGCTGGTCAGGCCTAGCCAGGGGATTCATATTGTGCTCGATAAGTCGTTTATGCCGGGGGATGATGCATTGATGATCCCCGAAACGGATGATGGGCGGGTACTTTTTGCGGTGCCATGGCATGGAAAACTATTAATTGGCACTACGGATACACCCGTCGATGAACATAGCCTTGAACCGAGGGCGCTTGAAGAGGAGATCGGTTTCGTGATGCGGAATGTAAGCAGGTATTTAACCAACGCGCCCGAACGAAAAGATGTGCTGAGCGTATTTGCCGGGTTACGCCCTTTGGCTGCACCGCAGGAAGGCAAAAAGGGCACCAAAGAGATCTCGCGCAGGCATAAAATCATCGTTTCTGCATCCGGGTTGATCACCATTACCGGGGGTAAATGGACCACCTATCGCCGTATGGCGCAGGACACCGTTGATAATGCGATTGAAACCGCCGGGCTTGATATGCGAAAATGTATGACGACGAACTTACCGATCCATGGAAACATTAAAGATGTCGACCGCGCCGATCACCTGTATGTTTATGGCAGCGACAGGGATGCTTTACTTGATCTGATTAACGAAAATCCGGAATGGGCAGAAAAATTGCATCCTGATTTAGATTATATCAAAGCCGAAGTAGTTTGGGCCCTGCGCTATGAAATGGCCCGGACGGTTGAAGATGTGCTTGCAAGGCGGGTGAGGGTGCTTTTCCTGGATGCCAGAGCCGCTATGGAAATGGCGCCGGTTGTAGCCGGCTTAATGGCCATCGAACTAAAAAAAGATAAAAATTGGGAAGTAAGCCAGGCCGACGAATTTATTAAATTGGCCAAAGGCTACCTGCTATAA
- the hemA gene encoding glutamyl-tRNA reductase has protein sequence MEINRPVNISNFFIAGINYKKTDAGTRGQFAVNNEQYEAIFHIAPSFELDSFFIISTCNRTEIYGFADRPEQLINLLCTQTSGTAQAFKSLAYIKNGEKALDHLFNVGAGLDSQILGDYEIIGQIKQAVKLARERGFINCFLDRLVNCVLQTSKTIKNDTALSGGTVSVSFAAVQYIKSHFQNITDKKILLVGTGKIGRNTCKNLVDYLGTTNITLVNRSEEKAVQLAAELNLKHAPINDLEACIADADIILTATSATEPTILSAHLKDKGEKLIIDLSVPNNVESSVKGMAGITLINVDELGKLKDETLQKREAEAPKAKMIIAEQMAEFMDWHQMRKNAPALKAIKTKLNQISAEQQFAVKTAGVCPLVKIEVKIQRVINSIAAKMRAHNRQGCHYIEAINEFMNAG, from the coding sequence ATGGAAATAAATCGCCCCGTTAATATTTCAAATTTCTTTATTGCCGGCATCAACTATAAAAAAACAGATGCAGGCACAAGGGGGCAATTTGCTGTTAATAACGAACAGTATGAAGCTATTTTTCATATTGCTCCTTCCTTTGAGCTGGATTCTTTTTTCATTATTTCCACCTGTAACCGTACCGAGATCTACGGCTTTGCCGATAGGCCGGAACAACTCATCAATTTGCTATGTACCCAAACATCAGGTACGGCCCAAGCCTTTAAAAGTTTAGCCTATATTAAGAATGGCGAAAAGGCATTAGACCATTTATTTAATGTAGGAGCGGGGCTTGATTCGCAGATCCTGGGTGACTACGAGATCATTGGCCAGATAAAACAAGCAGTCAAACTTGCGCGTGAACGAGGTTTTATCAATTGCTTTTTAGACCGTTTGGTGAATTGTGTCTTACAAACTTCAAAAACCATCAAAAATGATACAGCCTTAAGTGGCGGCACGGTATCGGTTTCGTTTGCTGCGGTGCAATACATCAAATCGCATTTTCAAAATATTACTGATAAAAAAATATTGCTGGTAGGCACAGGCAAAATAGGCCGGAATACCTGCAAAAACCTGGTTGATTATTTAGGTACAACCAATATTACGCTGGTTAACCGGTCCGAAGAAAAAGCAGTTCAACTTGCTGCTGAATTAAATTTAAAACATGCCCCCATCAATGATTTGGAAGCATGTATAGCAGATGCCGATATTATACTAACCGCCACAAGCGCAACTGAACCCACTATTTTAAGCGCACATTTAAAAGATAAAGGGGAGAAGCTAATCATTGATCTTTCTGTCCCCAACAACGTCGAAAGTTCGGTAAAAGGGATGGCTGGGATTACTTTAATCAATGTAGATGAACTGGGAAAACTAAAAGATGAAACGCTGCAAAAAAGAGAAGCGGAAGCCCCGAAAGCAAAAATGATCATTGCGGAGCAGATGGCAGAGTTTATGGACTGGCACCAGATGCGTAAAAACGCACCTGCGTTAAAGGCTATCAAAACTAAGCTGAACCAAATCTCGGCGGAACAACAGTTCGCTGTAAAAACTGCAGGCGTTTGTCCGCTGGTAAAAATTGAGGTTAAGATTCAGCGGGTGATCAACAGCATCGCAGCAAAAATGCGTGCTCATAACCGCCAGGGTTGTCATTATATCGAAGCTATTAACGAGTTTATGAATGCCGGATGA
- a CDS encoding globin family protein → MKKLTFLPIALAAFFCVLLIESCSKNSSTTPVKTTIGTTLYDTLGGTTLVADPTHAGAMIEKGRLSIRNVIDSTIFVIAADSKINGHFTVLLSEVTKGDLSGFTDLSENLTTFVAGATGAKDFIYIGLNMHDAHNPATNDRMNGKATNADFDAFVADLVAGANKNKVPSSIINSLGKIVESLRTTVVQM, encoded by the coding sequence ATGAAAAAGTTAACATTCCTACCCATCGCCCTTGCCGCATTTTTTTGTGTTCTGTTGATCGAATCATGCAGCAAAAATTCAAGTACCACGCCTGTAAAAACCACCATCGGAACCACCCTGTATGACACTTTAGGCGGCACAACATTGGTTGCCGATCCGACACATGCGGGTGCAATGATCGAGAAGGGCCGTTTATCTATCCGCAATGTAATCGACAGTACTATTTTTGTCATCGCTGCCGATAGCAAAATCAATGGCCACTTTACCGTATTGCTTTCGGAAGTTACCAAAGGCGATCTGTCAGGTTTTACCGACTTGAGCGAAAATCTTACCACGTTCGTGGCGGGCGCTACCGGCGCTAAGGATTTTATCTATATCGGGTTGAATATGCACGATGCACATAATCCGGCTACAAACGACCGCATGAACGGCAAAGCTACCAATGCTGATTTTGATGCTTTTGTGGCCGACCTGGTGGCAGGGGCCAATAAAAATAAAGTTCCTTCAAGCATCATTAATTCGCTTGGGAAGATTGTAGAATCGTTAAGGACTACCGTTGTTCAAATGTAA
- the glpK gene encoding glycerol kinase GlpK: MEEKYILALDQGTTSSRAIIFDHQGQIMSVAQKEFTQIFPQPGWVEHDPNEIWSSQAGVAAEVTAKFGINGTNISAIGITNQRETTIVWNRETGLPVYNAIVWQDRRTATFCDHLKNEGLTEPIRSKTGLIIDAYFSASKINWILNHVEGAKELAAAGKLAFGTVDSWLVWKFTRGKVHVTDVTNASRTMLYNIKTLEWDEELLQIFGVPRSMLPEVKQSSEVYGETATTIFASKIPIAGIAGDQQAALFGQMCIDKAMVKNTYGTGCFMLMNIGEQFIASKNNLLTTIAWRINGKTEYAFEGSIFIGGAVVQWLRDGLGIIRSSAEVEDLAMQVEDTGGVYFVPAFAGLGAPYWDSEARGTIVGLTRGSTSAHISRAAIESIAFQTVDVLKAMEADAGLKIKELRVDGGATANNLLMQFQADLLNCKVIRPKIVETTALGAAYLAGLAVGYWKNVEEIRQQWQSERDFIPGADPADVEKAMAGWKRAVSAARSF; the protein is encoded by the coding sequence ATGGAAGAGAAATACATTTTGGCTTTAGACCAGGGCACTACCAGTTCGCGCGCTATTATTTTTGATCATCAGGGGCAGATCATGTCTGTCGCCCAAAAAGAATTCACGCAAATTTTCCCGCAACCAGGTTGGGTGGAGCATGATCCGAACGAGATCTGGTCGTCGCAGGCGGGCGTTGCCGCAGAAGTGACCGCCAAATTCGGGATCAACGGCACCAATATCAGTGCCATAGGTATCACCAACCAGCGCGAAACCACCATAGTTTGGAACCGCGAGACCGGACTGCCTGTTTATAATGCCATTGTCTGGCAGGACAGGCGGACTGCCACCTTTTGCGACCACCTGAAAAATGAAGGTTTAACGGAACCTATCCGCTCAAAAACAGGTTTGATCATCGATGCCTATTTTTCGGCTTCAAAAATAAACTGGATCCTTAACCATGTTGAGGGCGCCAAAGAACTGGCAGCTGCCGGTAAACTGGCTTTCGGGACGGTGGACAGCTGGCTGGTTTGGAAGTTTACCCGCGGGAAAGTACATGTTACCGATGTTACCAATGCCAGCCGCACCATGCTGTATAATATCAAAACACTGGAATGGGACGAGGAGCTATTGCAGATCTTCGGCGTTCCGCGCAGTATGCTGCCAGAGGTAAAACAGTCAAGCGAAGTTTACGGCGAAACGGCCACGACTATTTTTGCGTCGAAGATCCCGATTGCCGGCATTGCCGGCGACCAGCAGGCTGCCCTTTTCGGGCAAATGTGTATTGATAAGGCGATGGTAAAAAACACTTACGGTACAGGGTGTTTTATGCTGATGAATATCGGCGAACAGTTTATCGCTTCAAAAAACAACCTGCTTACGACCATAGCCTGGAGGATCAACGGGAAAACAGAATATGCCTTTGAAGGCAGTATCTTCATAGGCGGCGCCGTGGTGCAATGGCTGCGCGACGGTCTCGGAATTATCAGATCTTCAGCAGAGGTGGAAGACCTGGCCATGCAGGTAGAAGATACCGGTGGCGTTTACTTTGTTCCTGCATTTGCGGGACTCGGGGCTCCTTACTGGGACTCAGAAGCAAGGGGGACTATTGTTGGCCTAACACGGGGTTCAACATCGGCTCATATTTCCAGGGCGGCTATTGAAAGTATTGCTTTCCAAACGGTGGATGTTTTAAAAGCGATGGAAGCAGATGCCGGTTTAAAAATTAAGGAATTGCGGGTTGATGGCGGCGCCACGGCCAATAACCTGCTGATGCAATTCCAGGCCGACCTGTTGAATTGTAAGGTGATCCGCCCGAAAATAGTGGAAACAACCGCGCTTGGTGCGGCATATTTGGCAGGGCTGGCGGTTGGCTACTGGAAAAACGTGGAGGAGATCCGGCAGCAGTGGCAATCCGAAAGGGATTTTATCCCGGGCGCTGATCCCGCTGATGTGGAGAAAGCCATGGCTGGTTGGAAACGGGCGGTTAGCGCGGCGAGGAGCTTTTAA
- a CDS encoding MIP/aquaporin family protein, giving the protein MTPFMAEMIGTMLLILLGDGVVANVLLNDTKGNNGGLIAITTAWGLAVYVGVVVAGPYSGAHLNPAVTIGLAIAGKFAWALVPGYIIAQMLGAFMGAFLVWLMYYDHFQRTNAPGSILAVFCTGPAIRNYVSNIVSEVIGAFVLVFTVFYISGAQITPSKTPIGLGSVGALPVALLVWVIGLSLGGTTGYAINPARDLGPRIVHFLVPIKNKGTSDWAYAWIPVIGPIAGAALAAILYLNLHV; this is encoded by the coding sequence ATGACCCCATTTATGGCCGAAATGATCGGCACCATGCTATTGATACTTTTAGGCGACGGTGTAGTTGCCAATGTTTTATTAAATGACACCAAGGGCAACAATGGCGGCCTCATCGCTATTACCACGGCCTGGGGGTTGGCGGTATATGTGGGCGTAGTTGTTGCCGGGCCATACAGCGGGGCACATTTAAACCCTGCGGTAACTATAGGGCTGGCCATTGCGGGTAAGTTTGCCTGGGCTTTGGTTCCCGGTTATATTATCGCGCAGATGCTGGGGGCATTTATGGGGGCGTTTTTGGTGTGGCTGATGTATTATGATCACTTTCAGCGTACCAATGCGCCTGGATCTATATTAGCGGTTTTTTGTACAGGGCCTGCTATCCGCAATTATGTTTCAAACATAGTTAGCGAGGTCATCGGCGCCTTTGTGTTGGTATTTACCGTTTTTTATATTTCGGGTGCACAGATCACACCAAGTAAAACGCCTATCGGGCTGGGCTCTGTCGGCGCATTGCCAGTAGCTTTATTGGTTTGGGTGATCGGCCTATCGCTTGGCGGCACAACGGGCTATGCCATTAATCCTGCCCGCGACCTTGGTCCGCGTATCGTACATTTTCTTGTTCCCATAAAAAATAAGGGAACAAGTGATTGGGCGTATGCCTGGATTCCCGTTATCGGGCCGATAGCTGGCGCGGCACTGGCGGCAATTTTGTATTTGAATTTGCATGTTTAA
- a CDS encoding GxxExxY protein — protein MTENEISRIVFDCALKVHQHLGPGLLESTYQECLFYELNKTGLKIEKQKPLPLIYEEIRLDVGYRIDIIIENKFIIEIKSVDALNDVHMAQILTYLKLSDCKLGFLINFNVLLIKNGIKRVINGTLR, from the coding sequence ATGACCGAAAATGAAATCTCAAGAATTGTTTTTGATTGTGCTTTAAAAGTTCATCAGCATTTGGGGCCGGGTCTTTTGGAAAGTACATATCAAGAATGTTTATTCTATGAATTAAATAAAACTGGCCTCAAAATCGAAAAACAAAAACCGCTGCCATTAATATATGAAGAAATACGGCTGGATGTTGGTTACAGAATTGACATAATTATTGAAAATAAGTTTATTATAGAAATCAAATCTGTGGATGCGTTAAACGATGTTCATATGGCTCAAATTTTAACTTATCTTAAATTATCAGATTGCAAACTTGGTTTTTTAATAAACTTTAATGTTCTTTTAATCAAAAACGGTATAAAAAGAGTTATAAATGGAACTTTGCGCTAA
- a CDS encoding DUF4268 domain-containing protein, whose amino-acid sequence MFSKEEASQLRQAFWTTFGQYISPQLSAEGLRVNWINYKTGLKHVYFKMEADKKTATISIELAHPDSGIQELFFEQFLEFKNILHTTTGEEWLWELHHTDDSGKTTSRIYQQINGVSIFNKNDWPALISFFKPRIIALDEFWNDVKDGFDALK is encoded by the coding sequence TTGTTTAGTAAAGAAGAAGCATCGCAACTCCGCCAGGCATTCTGGACTACCTTCGGGCAGTATATTTCACCGCAATTATCGGCCGAAGGGCTGAGGGTTAACTGGATAAACTATAAAACCGGTCTTAAACACGTTTACTTTAAGATGGAAGCGGATAAAAAAACCGCCACCATAAGTATTGAGCTTGCCCACCCGGACAGCGGCATACAGGAGCTATTTTTTGAACAGTTTTTGGAGTTTAAAAATATCCTGCATACTACTACAGGCGAAGAATGGCTTTGGGAACTGCACCATACCGATGACAGCGGCAAAACAACCAGCCGTATCTACCAGCAAATCAACGGCGTAAGCATTTTCAATAAAAACGATTGGCCCGCGCTCATTTCCTTTTTTAAACCGCGTATCATAGCGCTGGATGAGTTTTGGAATGACGTGAAGGACGGGTTTGACGCTCTCAAATAA
- a CDS encoding aspartate/glutamate racemase family protein, producing MKTLGLIGGTTWVSTIDYYRLINQKTNELLGGLNSAKILLYSVNFEEFRPPVDPSDWEELTAKFTAIAQKLEHDGADGIVFCANTPHLIAEGVRQKLGIPLIHIAEAAAEEIASRNIKKVVLLGTRITMEQDFFKNKLIEKQIEVLIPGPEDRQLIHNAIFEEFGKDIFTAKTKAEFLRIINGLIEQGGEGVILGCTEFPHLIKPEDCSVPLFDTTVLHANAAVKFALG from the coding sequence ATGAAAACACTCGGCCTCATCGGGGGCACTACCTGGGTATCTACCATTGATTATTACAGGCTCATCAACCAAAAAACCAATGAATTGCTTGGCGGTTTAAACTCTGCCAAAATTCTCCTTTATTCCGTAAATTTCGAAGAGTTCAGGCCGCCGGTCGATCCTTCAGACTGGGAAGAACTCACCGCAAAGTTTACAGCCATCGCTCAAAAGCTGGAGCATGATGGCGCCGACGGCATCGTTTTTTGCGCCAATACCCCGCATTTAATTGCCGAAGGGGTGAGGCAGAAGTTAGGCATTCCGCTGATCCATATTGCCGAAGCTGCCGCCGAAGAGATCGCCTCCCGCAATATCAAAAAAGTTGTCCTGCTGGGCACCCGGATCACGATGGAACAGGATTTCTTTAAAAACAAACTGATTGAAAAACAAATTGAAGTGCTTATCCCCGGCCCGGAAGACAGGCAACTCATCCATAACGCCATTTTCGAGGAGTTTGGCAAAGATATTTTTACCGCCAAAACCAAAGCTGAATTTCTGCGGATTATCAATGGCTTGATTGAGCAGGGAGGGGAAGGCGTGATCTTAGGGTGTACGGAATTCCCTCACCTGATAAAGCCGGAAGATTGTTCCGTACCGCTATTTGATACCACTGTACTGCATGCAAATGCGGCGGTTAAATTTGCGCTGGGTTAA
- a CDS encoding DUF763 domain-containing protein encodes MRRSGSADLPLHYGHVPVWLAERMAKLGLAVVENIVLDYGKDEVLARLSDPFWFQSLGAVMGMDWHSSGITTSVMGALKRSVNPHSKELGIYICGGKGKYSKQTPDELIRIGQATGLDGNYLVKCSKLAAKVDNTAVQDGFQLYTHNFILSSSGKWAVVQQGMSDETSTARRYHWHSEALSTFVDDPHTSIYGQNAGNIINMADSRAQNSRNAIMQIAGEQPDRMLKEISKLVMPAHHDVRAKDVDLKRLGSVLWLAHEKQPKDFEGLLQLQGLGPRTLQSLALVSEVIHGTPSRFKDPARFSFAHGGKDGHPFPVPLKVYDETIGILQTAIHKAKIGESEKNEAIKRLSKIAAQAEKDFTPNANFDKVIERERNDSRKYGGRTVFGKAKPPAQLTLF; translated from the coding sequence ATGAGACGTTCCGGGAGTGCCGATCTGCCATTGCATTATGGCCATGTGCCCGTTTGGCTTGCCGAACGGATGGCTAAGCTGGGCCTGGCCGTGGTGGAAAATATTGTGCTGGATTATGGCAAAGACGAGGTTTTAGCCCGCCTGAGCGATCCTTTCTGGTTCCAGAGCCTGGGCGCGGTAATGGGGATGGACTGGCATTCCTCAGGGATCACCACCTCGGTGATGGGCGCTTTAAAACGATCGGTAAACCCGCACAGCAAAGAGCTGGGTATTTATATTTGCGGCGGCAAGGGCAAATATTCCAAACAAACACCTGATGAGTTGATAAGGATAGGCCAGGCCACCGGGCTGGATGGCAATTACCTGGTTAAATGCAGTAAGTTGGCCGCCAAGGTGGATAATACGGCCGTGCAGGATGGCTTTCAATTATATACCCACAACTTTATTTTAAGCAGCAGCGGCAAATGGGCAGTGGTGCAACAAGGTATGAGCGATGAAACCAGCACGGCCCGGCGCTACCACTGGCATTCGGAAGCGCTGAGTACTTTTGTGGATGATCCGCATACTTCTATTTATGGCCAAAATGCTGGTAATATTATCAATATGGCCGATAGCAGGGCACAAAACAGCAGAAATGCCATAATGCAGATAGCCGGTGAACAGCCCGACCGGATGTTGAAGGAGATCAGTAAACTGGTAATGCCGGCCCATCATGATGTACGTGCAAAAGATGTGGACCTGAAAAGGCTTGGCTCGGTTTTATGGCTGGCACATGAAAAACAGCCGAAGGATTTTGAGGGACTTTTACAGCTACAGGGCCTGGGTCCGCGCACATTGCAGTCGCTGGCTTTAGTGAGCGAGGTGATCCATGGCACACCGTCCCGGTTTAAGGACCCTGCACGATTTTCATTTGCGCATGGCGGAAAAGATGGTCACCCATTCCCGGTGCCCTTAAAAGTTTATGATGAAACCATTGGCATATTACAAACGGCCATCCATAAAGCAAAGATCGGCGAATCAGAAAAGAATGAAGCGATCAAGCGCTTATCAAAAATAGCAGCGCAGGCCGAAAAAGACTTTACACCGAATGCTAATTTTGATAAAGTGATTGAACGGGAAAGAAACGATTCCCGGAAATACGGCGGGCGCACCGTTTTCGGGAAAGCAAAACCGCCGGCGCAGCTGACGTTATTTTAG
- the tmk gene encoding dTMP kinase: protein MKKNLFIAFEGIDGSGKSTQVKLLKDKLEQAGLKVYTTCEPTESPIGKIIRDIFTHKMEADHRVIAGLFVADRLDHLLNKTNGIIKMLEEGYTVITDRYYFSSYAYQSTHMDLNWVIQANSLSANLLKPDVNVFIDITPEQSMERLKKGRTSIELYETLENLQNVRNKYFEVMELLQSVEEIFKTNGNRDAETISNEIWNNLERRFN, encoded by the coding sequence ATGAAGAAAAACCTTTTTATTGCCTTTGAAGGCATCGATGGGAGCGGAAAAAGCACCCAGGTAAAATTACTGAAAGACAAACTCGAACAAGCCGGACTAAAAGTTTACACCACCTGCGAACCTACTGAAAGCCCGATAGGTAAAATTATCAGGGATATATTCACCCATAAAATGGAGGCTGATCACCGGGTGATCGCCGGTCTTTTCGTTGCCGACAGGCTCGACCATCTGTTAAACAAAACAAACGGTATTATCAAAATGCTGGAGGAAGGCTATACCGTAATTACCGACCGGTATTATTTTTCATCATACGCTTATCAAAGCACCCACATGGATTTGAACTGGGTGATCCAGGCAAATTCACTAAGCGCCAATTTATTAAAGCCCGATGTTAATGTTTTTATTGATATAACTCCTGAACAAAGCATGGAACGGTTAAAAAAGGGGAGGACTTCAATTGAACTTTATGAAACCCTTGAAAACCTGCAAAATGTACGCAACAAATATTTTGAAGTAATGGAGTTGCTGCAATCCGTGGAGGAGATTTTTAAAACAAATGGAAACAGGGATGCCGAAACTATTTCAAATGAAATATGGAACAACCTGGAAAGGAGATTTAATTAA
- a CDS encoding DUF4142 domain-containing protein, translated as MKNITFLAIGMILFMFAQACQNNPGKNYNKEPQVDSAGQKFIKTAIESGLTEIKASGLAITNSNNHQVIGFAKMMMNDHTNADSALKKMEASKLVDSLDTINTAHQQMIAALSKQNGAAFDKAYLTMMVADHQAALDLFTNAGKSTDADVDKFAAATLPTIKMHLDSAKAILAKLK; from the coding sequence ATGAAAAATATAACTTTCCTCGCAATTGGGATGATTTTATTCATGTTTGCCCAGGCGTGTCAGAATAATCCCGGAAAAAATTACAATAAGGAGCCCCAGGTTGACTCTGCCGGACAAAAGTTTATAAAAACTGCTATTGAAAGTGGTCTCACCGAAATTAAGGCTTCAGGCCTCGCCATAACTAATTCCAACAATCACCAGGTAATTGGTTTCGCCAAGATGATGATGAATGATCACACCAACGCTGACAGTGCTTTAAAAAAGATGGAAGCAAGCAAATTGGTGGATAGCCTTGATACCATTAACACCGCTCATCAGCAAATGATTGCTGCGCTATCCAAACAAAACGGGGCCGCATTTGATAAGGCCTATTTAACAATGATGGTTGCCGATCACCAGGCAGCACTCGATTTATTTACAAATGCCGGTAAAAGCACTGATGCCGATGTTGATAAATTTGCTGCCGCAACCTTGCCAACGATTAAAATGCACCTGGATTCAGCAAAGGCAATCCTGGCTAAGCTTAAATAG